A section of the Oreochromis aureus strain Israel breed Guangdong linkage group 22, ZZ_aureus, whole genome shotgun sequence genome encodes:
- the scamp3 gene encoding secretory carrier-associated membrane protein 3: protein MSKYTSFPEPMEDQNPFQDPAVTQHSSSTGYATLDLYNPFDNTTAPPPPYEATPPSAPAPSAPVQTPPSTTTPTEPRNYGSYNSQPVVNAATAELMRKQEELEKKAQELERRERELAAHSVGPGASRQNNWPPLPSFCPVGPCFYQDINVEISQRFQRTVTIMYYFWLFCTGTLVFNLISSLALFCVNQSGGIGVGLGLAILWVLLFTPCSFVCWYRPMYKAFRSDSSFNFFAFFFVFFAQVVVFIIMTIGVPGWGFSGWIVSLSALSPHVGVGVIMMINAALFTAETVMGVIMLKRIHSLYRQTDASFQKAQAEFATGVMSNQAVRQATASAAANAAQGAFTAPR, encoded by the exons ATGTCAAAATACACGAGCTTCCCAGAACCGATGGAGGACCAAAACCCTTTCCAG GACCCTGCAGTGActcaacacagcagcagcacaggatATGCCACACTGGACCTTTACAACCCATTTGATAATACAACTGCG CCTCCTCCACCATATGAAGCCACTCCTCCATCTGCACCTGCTCCATCTGCACCTGTGCAGACCCCGCCTAGCACGACAACACCTACCGAGCCTCGCAACTATGGCTCCTACAACTCCCAG CCTGTAGTGAATGCTGCCACAGCAGAGCTGATGaggaagcaggaggagctggagaaGAAAGCCCAGGAGCTGGAGAGGAGAGAGCGGGAGCTTGCGGCACACAGCGTTGGACCAGGAGCCT cCCGGCAGAATAACTGGCCCCCGCTGCCTTCCTTCTGTCCTGTGGGTCCCTGCTTCTATCAGGACATCAATGTGGAGATCAGCCAGCGGTTCCAGCGCACAGTCACCATCATGTACTACTTCTGGTTGT TCTGCACAGGCACGCTGGTCTTCAACCTGATCTCTTCCCTGGCCCTGTTCTGCGTCAACCAGTCCGGTGGTATTGGCGTTGGTCTCGGCCTCGCCATCCTGTGGGTCCTACTTTTCACTCCCTGCTCCTTTGTCTGCTGGTATCGACCCATGTACAAAGCCTTCAG GAGTGACAGCTCCTTCAACTTCTTTGCCTTCTTCTTCGTTTTCTTTGCCCAAGTGGTCGTCTTTATCATCATGACCATCGGCGTCCCTGGATGGGGGTTCAG TGGTTGGATTGTGAGCCTTTCGGCTCTGAGCCCCCACGTCGGTGTCGGTGTGATCATGATGATCAATGCCGCTCTCTTTACTGCAGAAACCGTTATGGGGGTCATCATGCTGAAAAGG ATCCACAGTCTGTACAGGCAAACCGATGCCAGCTTTCAGAAGGCCCAGGCTGAGTTCGCCACTGGAGTCATGTCCAATCAGGCGGTACGCCAGGCTACTGCCAGCGCCGCTGCCAACGCTGCCCAGGGGGCCTTCACCGCTCCTCGATAG
- the LOC116319430 gene encoding cellular retinoic acid-binding protein 2-like translates to MENKVTDFSGKWKMKSSENFEELLRALGVNVFLRKIAVAAASSPAVEITQQEETLSIKTSTSVRTTNVSFTVGQSFSETTVDGRPCTSFPKWETDRKISCEQTLQKGDGPKTAWTRELTNDGELMLTMTAGDVVCTRVYERE, encoded by the exons ATGGAGAATAAAGTCACCGATTTCTctggaaaatggaaaatgaagTCTTCGGAAAACTTCGAGGAACTTTTGAGAGCGCTTG GTGTCAACGTGTTCTTGAGGAAGATTGCAGTGGCAGCGGCCTCCAGCCCGGCAGTGGAAATCACCCAGCAGGaagagactctgtccatcaagACATCCACCAGCGTCCGCACCACCAATGTCTCCTTCACCGTGGGTCAGTCTTTCAGCGAGACCACGGTGGATGGACGTCCCTGCACG AGTTTTCCTAAGTGGGAAACAGACAGAAAGATCAGCTGCGAACAGACTTTACAGAAAGGCGATGGACCGAAGACGGCGTGGACCCGAGAGCTGACCAATGATGGAGAGCTCATGCTG aCAATGACTGCCGGAGACGTTGTCTGCACCAGAGTTTATGAGAGAGAatga
- the mrps21 gene encoding 28S ribosomal protein S21, mitochondrial, which translates to MARHLRFISRTVMVQNGDVDAAYKTLNRLLTQDGIVDTVKRKRYYEKPCRERQRKNFENCRRIYHTEMARKIAFISRTNREDPWLGC; encoded by the exons ATGGCGAGGCACCTTCGCTTCATTTCCCGGACGGTGATGGTCCAAAACGGGGACGTGGATGCCGCGTACAAGACTTTAAACAG GCTTCTGACTCAGGATGGCATTGTTGACACAGTGAAGCGCAAACGATACTACGAGAAGCCCTGCCGAGAACGACAGCGGAAGAACTTTGAGAACTGCAGGCGTATATACCACACGGAGATGGCCAGAAAAATTGCCTTTATCTCCAGGACAAACAGAGAAGATCCCTGGCTTGGCTGCTAG